A window from Streptomyces sp. NBC_00335 encodes these proteins:
- a CDS encoding ABC transporter permease, with the protein MLKIALKSLRRRWTTQVGTFVAVALGVALMTVMGLGLAASAALPAGAEVVGLNSMLGTAGGVSSFVAAFVVASTFSYAVAARRRELGLLRLSGSTPGQLRRLVMTEAAAVGLAGSAAGLALGREGAPLMARWTVAQGLAPAGYAIGDQTWPLHAAFWTGLLVALSGAYAASRRAGRVGPLEALREAVTDERPMTPGRWVAGGGLLLCAVAFVGWRLGSDPGALLKRKTYTVQPMLLISACGLLAPVLVRPVVRLLMWLPARLTSYAGRLVRANASAGIRRTAAVAAPVLVMVALTGSLLGSAWTLKEAKAAEAGARTGADYVLTGGRLPDSAGFSGVPGASALAVADTRLTVLEEGFVKVPTEAFAVDPAALAEVSRLPVVAGSVADLDDGGIIVTQEWWQHRVGDFVPLWLADGTAVRLRIVAVMRTGTGDNGAYVTPRNAPGAEVSRIEVKVPASASASAAASVRGAAARYGATAHTKEEWLAATHPRINRFTVLGYVLVLGIALLYTAIALANTLLMATSDRGGDLRLLRLAGATRGQVLAVTTAESLLAAGVGALLGTAVTAVNLAGMRAALAVLGVDSPVVVPWLAMGAVAGVCAALSVLCTLLPAARALRRRAGRRRVRAGEVPAIAAGLTSG; encoded by the coding sequence ATGCTGAAGATCGCGTTGAAGTCGCTGCGGCGGCGCTGGACGACACAGGTGGGAACCTTCGTGGCGGTGGCCCTGGGGGTCGCGCTGATGACGGTCATGGGACTGGGGCTCGCCGCGTCGGCGGCGCTGCCGGCGGGGGCCGAGGTGGTGGGCCTCAACTCGATGCTGGGCACCGCCGGCGGGGTGAGCTCCTTCGTGGCGGCCTTCGTGGTGGCGTCGACCTTCTCGTACGCCGTGGCCGCGCGGCGCCGCGAGCTGGGGCTGCTGCGGCTGAGCGGGTCGACGCCGGGGCAGCTGCGGCGCCTGGTGATGACGGAGGCGGCGGCCGTCGGGCTGGCCGGATCCGCGGCCGGGCTCGCCCTGGGCCGGGAGGGTGCCCCGCTGATGGCCCGCTGGACGGTGGCGCAGGGGCTGGCGCCCGCCGGGTACGCGATCGGGGATCAGACCTGGCCGCTGCACGCGGCGTTCTGGACGGGACTGCTGGTCGCGCTGTCGGGTGCGTACGCCGCTTCCCGGCGGGCGGGCCGGGTCGGTCCGCTGGAGGCGCTGCGCGAGGCCGTGACCGACGAGCGGCCCATGACCCCGGGCCGCTGGGTGGCCGGGGGCGGGCTGCTGCTGTGCGCGGTCGCCTTCGTGGGGTGGCGGCTCGGGTCGGACCCGGGCGCGCTGCTCAAGCGCAAGACGTACACCGTGCAGCCGATGCTGCTGATCTCCGCGTGCGGGCTCCTGGCGCCCGTGCTCGTACGGCCCGTCGTACGGCTGCTGATGTGGCTTCCGGCCCGGCTGACCTCCTACGCGGGCCGGCTGGTGCGGGCGAACGCGTCCGCCGGGATCCGCCGGACGGCCGCGGTGGCGGCCCCGGTGCTGGTGATGGTCGCGCTGACCGGATCGCTGCTGGGCTCGGCCTGGACCCTGAAGGAGGCCAAGGCCGCTGAGGCCGGTGCCCGGACCGGCGCGGACTACGTACTGACCGGAGGGCGGCTGCCGGACTCGGCGGGATTCTCCGGAGTCCCGGGGGCGAGCGCCCTCGCGGTGGCCGATACCCGGCTGACGGTGCTGGAGGAGGGGTTCGTGAAGGTGCCGACGGAGGCCTTCGCGGTCGATCCGGCGGCGCTGGCGGAGGTCTCCCGGCTGCCGGTGGTGGCGGGCTCGGTCGCGGACCTGGACGACGGCGGCATCATCGTCACGCAGGAGTGGTGGCAGCACCGGGTCGGGGACTTCGTACCGCTGTGGCTGGCGGACGGCACCGCGGTCCGGCTGCGGATCGTGGCCGTGATGCGGACGGGCACCGGCGACAACGGGGCCTACGTGACCCCGCGCAACGCGCCCGGCGCCGAGGTCTCGCGCATCGAGGTCAAGGTCCCCGCGTCCGCGTCCGCGTCCGCGGCCGCGTCGGTCCGCGGGGCGGCGGCCCGGTACGGGGCCACGGCCCACACCAAGGAGGAGTGGCTGGCGGCGACGCACCCGCGCATCAACCGCTTCACGGTGCTCGGCTACGTCCTGGTCCTGGGCATCGCCCTGCTCTACACGGCGATCGCGCTGGCCAACACCCTGCTGATGGCCACCTCCGACCGGGGCGGCGACCTGCGCCTGCTCCGGCTGGCCGGGGCCACCCGCGGCCAGGTGCTCGCCGTGACGACGGCCGAATCCCTGCTGGCCGCCGGGGTCGGCGCCCTCCTGGGGACGGCGGTGACCGCGGTCAACCTGGCGGGCATGCGCGCCGCCCTCGCGGTCCTCGGGGTCGACTCGCCGGTGGTCGTGCCCTGGCTGGCGATGGGCGCGGTCGCCGGTGTCTGCGCCGCGCTCTCGGTCTTGTGCACGCTGCTGCCGGCGGCCCGCGCCCTGCGCCGCCGGGCGGGGCGGCGCAGGGTGCGGGCGGGTGAAGTGCCCGCCATCGCGGCCGGGTTGACCTCGGGCTGA
- a CDS encoding sensor histidine kinase yields MPPNFPVPFPGRYLRSARPWRAVGYLLGGAVTGALALTLLTLLAVCGTALAVVLVGLPLLGALALAGVPFAAVERRRLRLLDPGSAPLPDPHRDPDRTGLAAWARTRFREQATWRELGYAVLAATLLWPLELLAVGALLLPVDLLATPVLLALDGERVNPLKIHGITGYPQALLCAAAGLLLLPLLLYGLGAAAAARAALARLMLGPAQGDLAVQVTELTSSRARLAAAFDAERRRIERDLHDGAQQRLVALSMTLGLARLDAPPGSALAGQLAAAHAEAGQALTSLRELVHGIHPQVLTDRGLPDAVADLADRSPIPVDTDVDLPGRLPEQAESAGYFFVSEALANAAKHSGAGRITVTGRHDGTRLALEVADDGRGGADAGRGSGLTGLADRVSVVDGRLTLTSPPGGPTLLRVEIPCVPKAPKAPKTAKTPNTQGAA; encoded by the coding sequence ATGCCGCCCAACTTCCCCGTCCCGTTCCCGGGCCGCTACCTGCGCTCCGCCCGGCCCTGGCGCGCCGTCGGCTATCTGCTCGGCGGCGCCGTCACCGGAGCCCTCGCGCTGACCCTGCTGACGCTGCTCGCCGTCTGCGGGACGGCGCTCGCCGTCGTCCTGGTGGGGCTTCCGCTGCTCGGCGCCCTCGCGCTGGCCGGCGTACCCTTCGCGGCCGTCGAGCGCCGCCGGCTGCGGCTGCTCGACCCCGGCTCCGCGCCGCTGCCCGACCCGCACCGCGATCCGGACCGTACGGGGCTCGCGGCGTGGGCCCGCACCCGCTTCCGCGAGCAGGCGACCTGGCGGGAGCTCGGCTACGCGGTGCTCGCCGCCACCCTGCTGTGGCCGCTGGAACTGCTGGCCGTCGGTGCGCTCCTGCTGCCGGTCGACCTCCTCGCGACCCCCGTCCTGCTCGCCCTCGACGGGGAACGGGTCAACCCGCTCAAGATCCACGGCATCACCGGCTACCCCCAGGCCCTGCTGTGCGCCGCCGCCGGCCTGCTGCTCCTCCCGCTCCTCCTCTACGGGCTCGGCGCGGCGGCAGCGGCCCGCGCGGCCCTGGCCCGGCTGATGCTCGGCCCGGCACAGGGCGATCTGGCCGTTCAGGTAACGGAGTTGACCAGCTCCCGGGCCCGGCTGGCGGCCGCCTTCGACGCCGAGCGGCGGCGTATCGAACGGGACCTGCACGACGGCGCGCAGCAGCGGCTCGTCGCCCTGTCCATGACCCTGGGCCTGGCCCGGCTGGACGCCCCGCCGGGCAGTGCGCTCGCCGGGCAACTGGCCGCCGCGCACGCCGAGGCGGGGCAGGCGCTGACCTCGCTGCGCGAGCTCGTCCACGGCATCCACCCTCAGGTGCTCACCGACCGGGGCCTGCCCGACGCCGTCGCCGACCTCGCCGACCGCTCGCCGATCCCCGTCGACACCGACGTCGACCTCCCCGGCCGGCTGCCCGAACAGGCCGAGTCCGCCGGGTACTTCTTCGTCAGCGAGGCCCTGGCCAACGCGGCCAAGCACAGCGGGGCGGGCCGGATCACCGTCACCGGCCGACACGACGGAACCCGCCTCGCGCTGGAGGTGGCCGACGACGGCCGGGGCGGCGCGGACGCCGGACGGGGGAGCGGGCTCACGGGGCTCGCCGACCGGGTGTCCGTCGTGGACGGCAGACTGACCCTGACCAGTCCTCCCGGAGGTCCGACCCTGCTGCGTGTGGAGATCCCTTGCGTTCCGAAGGCACCGAAGGCACCGAAGACGGCGAAGACGCCGAATACCCAGGGGGCGGCGTGA
- a CDS encoding AfsR/SARP family transcriptional regulator, with the protein MGGSSRSTRSVAELEREVRELRQANETLKMYFTMALELDLQSPPPAAVFEMARERTGAHAVAPRSPAPRPHGGVRWAQEDPEETRDATPTKVEFRVLGPIEATIGGRYVDLGATKQRAALTLLVSQVGQPVSVDVLVEALWDGQPPQSAISSLHAYIANLRRVLEPDRAPRKPAKVLRTRGRGYLLDSSAVDVDAHRFGTCATAGWQALDRCDPQRALEEFEAGLALWRGEAYAEVSDATHVSPEVVRLEELRLSVVEGRCAALIAVGAHEVAVSELAGFTQAHPLREYGCELFSLALYRAGRQADALSVLRMHQRRMAEDLGISSSPALQRLEVEILRQAPTLD; encoded by the coding sequence TTGGGAGGCAGTAGCAGGAGCACCCGGAGCGTCGCCGAGCTGGAGCGGGAAGTACGCGAACTCCGGCAGGCCAACGAGACCCTGAAGATGTACTTCACGATGGCACTGGAGCTCGATCTCCAGTCCCCGCCCCCGGCCGCCGTCTTCGAGATGGCGCGCGAGCGGACCGGTGCGCACGCCGTCGCGCCCCGGTCGCCCGCACCACGGCCGCACGGCGGGGTCCGGTGGGCGCAGGAGGACCCCGAGGAGACCAGGGACGCAACCCCGACCAAGGTGGAGTTCCGGGTGCTGGGTCCGATCGAGGCCACCATCGGAGGCCGGTACGTCGACCTCGGGGCGACCAAGCAGCGCGCGGCGCTCACCTTGCTGGTCAGCCAGGTGGGCCAGCCCGTGTCGGTCGACGTGCTGGTGGAAGCGCTGTGGGACGGACAGCCGCCCCAGTCGGCGATCTCCTCGCTGCACGCCTACATCGCCAACCTCCGTCGGGTGCTGGAGCCCGACCGCGCGCCGCGCAAGCCCGCGAAGGTACTGCGCACCCGGGGGCGCGGCTACTTACTCGACAGCAGTGCCGTCGACGTAGACGCCCACCGGTTCGGCACATGCGCGACCGCCGGCTGGCAGGCACTGGACCGGTGCGACCCGCAGCGGGCCCTCGAAGAGTTCGAGGCCGGGCTGGCCCTGTGGCGGGGGGAGGCGTACGCGGAAGTCTCCGACGCCACCCACGTGTCGCCCGAGGTCGTACGCCTGGAAGAGCTGCGGCTCTCGGTGGTCGAGGGTCGCTGCGCGGCCCTGATCGCCGTGGGCGCCCACGAAGTGGCCGTCTCGGAACTGGCGGGCTTCACCCAGGCCCATCCGCTCCGCGAATACGGCTGCGAACTCTTCAGCCTGGCCCTGTACCGGGCCGGGCGGCAGGCCGATGCGCTCTCGGTGCTGCGGATGCACCAGCGGCGCATGGCCGAGGACCTGGGCATCTCGTCGAGCCCCGCGCTCCAGCGCCTCGAGGTCGAGATCCTGCGCCAGGCCCCGACCCTGGACTGA
- a CDS encoding MarR family winged helix-turn-helix transcriptional regulator, with protein sequence MTSMPAEERIGSHIKRAEQALLGAKNTAVKPAAVTVPQYAALLWLAEKPGISAASLARLCGVTPPTMNTVLKNLSERGLIERTPHELHRNVLETRLTEEGRSVMELADAGAVAVERALAAEFSGEERELLIALLGRCAGVLDALK encoded by the coding sequence ATGACTTCCATGCCCGCCGAGGAGCGCATCGGCTCCCACATCAAGCGCGCCGAGCAGGCGCTCCTCGGGGCCAAGAACACGGCGGTGAAGCCGGCCGCAGTAACGGTTCCGCAGTACGCCGCCCTGCTCTGGCTCGCCGAGAAGCCCGGGATCTCCGCCGCCTCGCTCGCCCGCCTGTGCGGGGTGACGCCGCCGACCATGAACACCGTGCTGAAGAACCTCTCGGAGCGCGGCCTCATCGAGCGGACCCCGCACGAGCTGCACCGCAACGTCCTGGAGACCCGGCTCACCGAGGAGGGGCGCTCCGTGATGGAGCTGGCCGACGCGGGGGCGGTGGCGGTGGAGCGGGCGCTCGCCGCCGAGTTCAGCGGCGAGGAGCGGGAGCTGCTGATCGCACTGCTCGGGCGGTGCGCGGGGGTCCTCGACGCACTGAAGTGA
- a CDS encoding alpha/beta hydrolase — protein sequence MHQDPQRPRPDDQPYQSHPPYPPYRQDQSYQQERQGQPYRPDGHQAYGNEAYGNQAYGNEAYGNEAYVPPHIPEPPHIPEPPRRSRSRRVLWTGAAMAFVLLLGGGGFAAWKLDWFSGNGSTVSFGKTPPSADPGAAQGSPGEVPASPPAPSGDPDVQFATGPASAFKQTTKLDDGTIIAKTRLKGAKSGFEGDVWVWTPKEYGDPKYAKSGFPVLIALPGGNGFPNNYWADRSLGLQKAISEGVKAGTSLPFIVIMPVLNPDPKYYYDGSDIPGKPKMGTWIAEDVPDFTRANFRTYKSRDGWAFMGSSSGAFVGMKQVLQHPDKFKAVIASGGEIVPDSPFWKGHQAEMDANNPEKLAQKLIDTGGPDVYINFQIGTKESGKERMTQFRQKYAKGPVKMTIRDIQNGEHNGWHYVRGMKEGSLEWVSKVLKGPKPEAG from the coding sequence GTGCACCAGGACCCGCAGCGCCCGCGGCCCGATGACCAGCCGTACCAGTCCCACCCGCCGTACCCGCCGTACCGGCAGGACCAGTCGTACCAACAGGAGCGGCAGGGCCAGCCGTACCGACCCGATGGCCACCAGGCGTACGGCAACGAGGCGTACGGCAACCAGGCCTACGGCAACGAGGCGTACGGCAACGAGGCGTACGTCCCCCCGCACATACCCGAGCCCCCGCACATACCCGAGCCCCCGCGCCGCTCCCGTTCCCGCCGCGTGCTGTGGACCGGTGCGGCCATGGCCTTCGTGCTCCTCCTCGGCGGCGGTGGCTTCGCCGCCTGGAAGCTGGACTGGTTCTCCGGCAACGGCTCCACGGTGAGCTTCGGCAAGACCCCGCCCTCCGCCGACCCCGGGGCGGCGCAGGGCAGCCCGGGCGAGGTCCCCGCGAGCCCGCCCGCGCCGAGCGGCGACCCGGACGTGCAGTTCGCGACCGGCCCGGCCTCCGCGTTCAAGCAGACCACCAAGCTCGACGACGGCACGATCATCGCCAAGACCCGCCTCAAGGGCGCCAAGTCCGGCTTCGAGGGCGACGTCTGGGTGTGGACGCCGAAGGAGTACGGCGACCCGAAGTACGCCAAGAGCGGTTTCCCGGTGCTCATCGCGCTCCCCGGCGGCAACGGCTTCCCGAACAACTACTGGGCCGACCGCAGCCTCGGCCTCCAGAAGGCCATCAGCGAGGGCGTCAAGGCCGGTACCAGCCTGCCGTTCATCGTGATCATGCCGGTGCTCAACCCGGACCCGAAGTACTACTACGACGGCTCCGACATCCCCGGCAAGCCCAAGATGGGCACCTGGATCGCCGAGGACGTCCCGGACTTCACCCGCGCCAACTTCCGTACGTACAAGTCCCGCGACGGCTGGGCCTTCATGGGCTCCTCCTCCGGCGCCTTCGTCGGCATGAAGCAGGTCCTCCAGCACCCGGACAAGTTCAAGGCCGTGATCGCCAGCGGCGGCGAGATCGTCCCCGACTCCCCGTTCTGGAAGGGCCACCAGGCGGAGATGGACGCGAACAACCCCGAGAAGCTCGCCCAGAAGCTGATCGACACGGGCGGCCCCGACGTCTACATCAACTTCCAGATCGGGACCAAGGAGAGCGGCAAGGAGCGCATGACGCAGTTCCGGCAGAAGTACGCCAAGGGCCCGGTCAAGATGACCATCCGGGACATCCAGAACGGCGAGCACAACGGCTGGCACTACGTGCGCGGCATGAAGGAAGGCTCGCTGGAGTGGGTCAGCAAGGTGCTCAAGGGGCCGAAGCCCGAAGCGGGCTGA
- a CDS encoding EamA family transporter → MRTPTARVWIALSLVYVVWGSTYLGIRIVVETMPPFLSAGARFITAGLLLAGLVAWRDGPAALKATGAQVRSAVLVGLLLVLGGNGLVVLAETSIPSGLAALLVAAVPMWLVVLRAGSGDRPSRRTVSGVLLGLGGLAVLTSPGLGGEIALGGVLLVLAGSVCWSLGSFSASKLTLPANPFTGSAYQMLAGGAGGILVGLCRGEQHGLDLTSYSTASWLALGYLVLFGSLVGFTAYVWLLRAAPLSLVATYAYVNPVVAVALGWLVLDEALTWPILLGGAIVVAAVCVIVSTERRS, encoded by the coding sequence ATGCGCACCCCAACGGCCCGTGTCTGGATCGCCCTCTCCCTCGTCTACGTCGTCTGGGGTTCGACCTACCTCGGCATCCGGATCGTCGTCGAGACCATGCCCCCGTTCCTCTCCGCCGGGGCCCGCTTCATCACCGCCGGCCTCCTCCTGGCCGGCCTCGTCGCCTGGCGCGACGGCCCGGCCGCCCTCAAGGCCACCGGCGCCCAGGTGCGCTCCGCCGTCCTGGTCGGGCTGCTGCTGGTGCTCGGCGGCAACGGCCTCGTCGTCCTCGCCGAGACCTCGATCCCCTCCGGGCTCGCCGCCCTCCTGGTGGCCGCCGTGCCGATGTGGCTGGTCGTCCTGCGCGCCGGCTCCGGCGACCGCCCCTCCCGTCGCACCGTGTCCGGGGTCCTGCTGGGACTCGGCGGACTCGCCGTCCTGACCAGCCCGGGGCTCGGCGGGGAGATCGCGCTCGGCGGGGTGCTCCTGGTGCTGGCCGGCTCGGTGTGCTGGTCGCTCGGCTCCTTCTCGGCGTCGAAGCTGACCCTGCCCGCGAACCCCTTCACCGGCAGCGCGTACCAGATGCTCGCGGGCGGGGCCGGCGGGATCCTCGTCGGCCTGTGCCGCGGCGAGCAGCACGGACTGGACCTGACCTCGTACTCCACCGCCTCCTGGCTGGCCCTCGGCTACCTCGTGCTGTTCGGCTCGCTCGTCGGTTTCACCGCGTACGTGTGGCTGCTGCGCGCGGCTCCGCTCTCGCTGGTGGCCACGTACGCCTACGTGAATCCGGTCGTGGCCGTCGCCCTGGGATGGCTCGTCCTCGACGAGGCCCTGACCTGGCCGATCCTGCTCGGTGGTGCGATCGTCGTGGCGGCGGTGTGCGTGATCGTGAGCACGGAGCGCCGCAGCTGA
- a CDS encoding response regulator, with translation MNPAREATPAGASRPPLRVVLAEDSVLLREGLVGLLARFGHRTVAAVGDAAALEAAVAEHRPDIVVTDVRMPPDHTDEGLRAAVRLRETRPDLPVLVLSQYVQRSYATELLDSGDGTAVGYLLKDRVGQVEEFLDAVARVAAGGTVVDPEVVRRLISRRRDPLERLTAREREVLALVAEGHSNAEVSRRLTVSEAAVGKHIGNILMKLDLPPAQESHRRVLAVLAYLRG, from the coding sequence GTGAACCCGGCGAGGGAGGCCACCCCCGCCGGAGCCTCCCGGCCGCCCCTGCGCGTGGTCCTCGCCGAGGACTCCGTGCTGCTGCGCGAGGGCCTCGTCGGGCTGCTCGCCCGCTTCGGGCACCGCACGGTGGCGGCCGTGGGCGACGCCGCCGCGCTCGAAGCGGCCGTCGCCGAGCACCGGCCGGACATCGTCGTCACCGACGTGCGGATGCCCCCGGACCACACCGACGAGGGGCTCCGGGCGGCCGTGCGGCTGCGCGAGACCCGCCCGGACCTGCCCGTCCTGGTCCTCTCCCAGTACGTGCAGCGCTCGTACGCAACCGAGTTGCTCGACTCCGGCGACGGGACGGCCGTCGGGTACCTGCTCAAGGACCGCGTCGGGCAGGTGGAGGAGTTCCTCGACGCGGTCGCGCGGGTGGCGGCCGGCGGGACCGTGGTCGATCCCGAGGTGGTGCGCCGGCTCATCAGCCGCCGGCGCGACCCCCTGGAGCGGCTGACGGCCCGCGAGCGGGAGGTCCTCGCCCTGGTGGCCGAGGGGCATTCCAACGCCGAGGTGTCCCGCCGGCTCACCGTCTCCGAGGCGGCGGTCGGCAAGCACATCGGGAACATCCTGATGAAGCTCGACCTGCCCCCCGCGCAGGAGTCCCACCGCCGGGTCCTCGCCGTCCTGGCCTACCTGCGGGGCTGA
- a CDS encoding SMP-30/gluconolactonase/LRE family protein, whose translation MAKKFLPATLLTLTAALTLGAAPAATASGGGAPDGAGSRTRIDTAFTLPGEQVFPEGIAADPRTGTVYVGSYKDGTVYRARSGGRAAEVFLPPGTDGRHTANGLRVDGHGRLWVTDSTSGVCVYDTRSGARTARFEIPGSGPRFLNDLAVTPDGTAYLTDSVRAVVYRVTPEQLASGSGPLQVAYDLSGRLTPSPAGSFSLNGITADPAGRFLLTVDMTAGDLYRIDPASGAVSRVTLTGGDLKTADGLDLAPGGVLRAAQNTRNALSRWQVSADGTRARLVRTVTDPSLQIPTTLVRVPGRTLVVRSQFDKDGGVLPSTGAPTGFTVASVRGF comes from the coding sequence ATGGCGAAGAAGTTCCTGCCCGCCACCCTGCTCACCCTGACCGCCGCCCTCACCCTCGGCGCGGCCCCCGCCGCCACGGCCTCGGGCGGCGGAGCCCCGGACGGCGCGGGCTCGCGTACCCGGATCGACACGGCCTTCACCCTGCCCGGCGAGCAGGTCTTCCCGGAGGGCATAGCCGCCGACCCCCGCACCGGCACGGTCTACGTCGGCTCCTACAAGGACGGCACCGTCTACCGGGCCCGCTCCGGCGGACGCGCGGCGGAGGTCTTCCTGCCGCCGGGCACCGACGGGCGCCACACCGCGAACGGACTGCGGGTCGACGGGCACGGCCGGCTCTGGGTGACCGACTCCACCTCGGGCGTCTGCGTCTACGACACCCGCTCGGGGGCCCGTACGGCCCGCTTCGAGATACCCGGGAGCGGGCCGCGCTTCCTCAACGACCTGGCCGTGACCCCGGACGGCACCGCTTACCTCACCGACAGCGTCCGCGCGGTGGTCTACCGGGTCACCCCGGAGCAACTGGCCTCAGGATCCGGCCCCTTGCAGGTGGCGTACGACCTGAGCGGGCGGCTCACCCCCTCCCCGGCGGGCAGCTTCAGCCTCAACGGCATCACCGCGGACCCGGCCGGGCGGTTCCTGCTCACCGTCGACATGACGGCCGGGGACCTGTACCGCATCGACCCGGCCTCCGGCGCGGTCTCCCGCGTGACGCTGACCGGCGGCGATCTGAAGACCGCCGACGGGCTCGACCTCGCACCCGGCGGGGTGCTGCGCGCGGCCCAGAACACGCGGAACGCCCTGAGCCGCTGGCAGGTGTCGGCCGACGGCACCCGGGCCCGCCTGGTCCGCACCGTCACGGATCCCTCGCTCCAGATCCCGACCACGCTGGTCCGGGTGCCGGGGCGGACCCTGGTGGTGCGGTCCCAGTTCGACAAGGACGGCGGGGTGCTGCCCTCCACGGGCGCGCCGACCGGGTTCACGGTCGCCTCGGTCCGCGGGTTCTGA
- a CDS encoding trypsin-like serine peptidase has product MSPGIKGIWIGSAALAGVAALLAVVFVKDSGGYEDRAVLPFPTVGVLMANGEHWCTASVVDSPQGNVVATAAHCVAPAGEDGVPGEAAHDGLAIGELSFAPAFSGEGSGQQPLGLWKVRSVQVDDRWTKWGEDTADFAFLSVEPDAEGRSLQEVVGRREAPKPVWTSGYEREVTVVGYPESEHNPENKPVACTTQSRHDEDDPAMLYINCSGFWTGTSGSPWIADRGGPGRPGQLIGVLSGGDTDVDSTAALFDDRAKALYERAAKAAD; this is encoded by the coding sequence GTGAGCCCCGGCATCAAGGGGATCTGGATCGGCTCGGCCGCCCTCGCGGGCGTCGCCGCGCTGCTCGCCGTGGTCTTCGTCAAGGACTCCGGCGGCTACGAGGACCGCGCGGTGCTCCCCTTTCCCACCGTCGGCGTCCTCATGGCGAACGGCGAGCACTGGTGCACGGCCAGCGTCGTCGACAGCCCGCAGGGCAATGTCGTCGCCACCGCCGCGCACTGCGTGGCCCCCGCCGGAGAGGACGGCGTGCCGGGCGAGGCTGCGCACGACGGCCTGGCCATCGGCGAGCTCTCCTTCGCCCCCGCCTTCTCGGGCGAGGGCTCGGGGCAGCAGCCCCTCGGGCTGTGGAAGGTGCGCTCCGTCCAGGTCGACGACCGCTGGACCAAGTGGGGCGAGGACACCGCCGACTTCGCCTTCCTCAGCGTCGAACCGGACGCGGAGGGGCGCAGCCTGCAGGAGGTCGTCGGCCGCCGGGAGGCACCGAAGCCCGTCTGGACCTCCGGCTACGAGCGGGAGGTGACCGTCGTCGGCTATCCGGAGTCCGAGCACAACCCCGAGAACAAGCCCGTCGCCTGTACGACGCAGAGCCGGCACGACGAGGACGACCCCGCCATGCTCTACATCAACTGCTCCGGCTTCTGGACGGGGACGAGCGGCAGCCCGTGGATCGCCGACCGGGGCGGGCCGGGGCGGCCGGGGCAGCTCATCGGGGTGCTGAGCGGCGGGGACACGGACGTGGACTCCACGGCCGCGCTGTTCGACGACCGGGCGAAGGCCCTGTACGAACGGGCGGCGAAGGCCGCGGACTGA
- a CDS encoding alpha/beta hydrolase, translating into MRRILIGGGLGLTLLAGGGAAAYHYRVFTDIGDPVSFGEPRAAASTAPDAAPGVLMPTGPKASFVRTSRLPDGTQIGKTTLTGKKSGFKGDVWVWVPKQYDDPAYADSAFPVLISLPGGRGYPTNYWGTGPGLGLQQAVSDGAKSGKNLPFILVMPVINADTKHHFDGSDIPGQPKMGTWMAEDVPDFAKANFRTFTSRDGWAFMGSSSGGFGALKHVLKYPERFKAVIASGVDVVPDSPLWKGNTQAMDENNPRKLAAKLIAAGGPDVYVNFQIGTAESGREAAEGFMRDYGKGAVHTRLQVIQDGQHNGKSYVRGMREGSLEWISKVMSAPTPKPRPAPSGGAPSGGASSAAPQ; encoded by the coding sequence CTGCGCCGGATCCTGATCGGCGGCGGTCTCGGCCTCACCCTCCTGGCGGGCGGCGGGGCGGCCGCGTACCACTACCGCGTCTTCACGGACATAGGCGATCCCGTCTCCTTCGGGGAGCCGCGGGCGGCGGCCTCCACCGCCCCCGACGCCGCGCCCGGCGTGCTCATGCCGACCGGGCCGAAGGCCTCCTTCGTCCGGACCTCCCGGCTGCCGGACGGCACCCAGATCGGCAAGACCACCCTGACGGGCAAGAAGTCCGGGTTCAAGGGCGACGTGTGGGTGTGGGTGCCGAAGCAGTACGACGACCCGGCGTACGCAGACAGCGCCTTCCCGGTCCTGATCTCCCTGCCCGGCGGCCGCGGCTACCCCACGAACTACTGGGGGACGGGCCCCGGCCTCGGCCTCCAGCAGGCCGTCAGCGACGGGGCGAAGTCCGGAAAGAACCTGCCCTTCATCCTGGTCATGCCGGTGATCAACGCCGACACCAAGCACCACTTCGACGGCTCCGACATCCCCGGCCAGCCCAAGATGGGCACCTGGATGGCCGAGGACGTCCCGGATTTCGCGAAGGCCAATTTCCGCACCTTCACCTCCCGCGACGGATGGGCCTTCATGGGCTCCTCGTCGGGCGGATTCGGAGCCCTCAAGCACGTCCTGAAGTACCCCGAACGCTTCAAGGCGGTCATCGCGAGCGGGGTGGACGTCGTCCCCGACTCCCCGCTGTGGAAGGGGAACACGCAGGCCATGGACGAGAACAACCCCCGGAAGCTCGCCGCGAAGCTGATCGCGGCGGGCGGCCCGGACGTCTACGTGAACTTCCAGATCGGCACCGCCGAATCCGGCCGGGAGGCGGCCGAGGGGTTCATGAGGGACTACGGCAAGGGTGCCGTGCACACCAGGCTGCAGGTGATCCAGGATGGTCAGCACAACGGAAAGTCGTACGTACGCGGGATGAGGGAGGGCTCACTGGAGTGGATCAGCAAGGTGATGTCCGCCCCCACCCCGAAGCCCCGGCCGGCCCCGAGCGGCGGGGCCCCGAGCGGCGGCGCGAGCAGCGCCGCCCCGCAGTGA